One genomic window of Micrococcus flavus includes the following:
- the glsA gene encoding glutaminase A, giving the protein MQHPVQDYLSSLVDRLRAERGGELATYIPVLAEADPEKLGVAMATVTGRVHCAGDADTEFTIQSVSKPFAYAAALVDRGAETVDDAVGLNPSGEAFNELSLEEQSKRPDNAMINAGALAVHQLLVGPFAGRQERIDRVVGLMSLLAGRRLTVDRATYESEMGASDRNLALAHMLRSHGILHDRAEDVVAGYVAQCSVLVTVRDLAVMGACLASGGVHPLTGERVLPSLFCRQVLSVMSTAGMYEAAGQWMAHVGIPAKSGVSGAVLGALPGQAGIAVFSPPLDAAGNSVRGVLAFERMSEDLNLHVMEADALGGTAVRFVRREGDTVLMHLQGVIRFGGGEAVATAMADLGTGGEPGAGDWQSPAYPEWEDGVLAPVEGVAAEHGDRVPREDADPALAVAAATGDGSVREAAAAREGEGPIRTVVLNLERVDRMTRVGRRLVAEGIRRLEADGVVVRVVDPDGMLGAD; this is encoded by the coding sequence ATGCAGCATCCCGTGCAGGACTACCTCTCCTCCCTCGTCGACCGCCTGCGCGCGGAGCGCGGCGGCGAGCTCGCCACGTACATCCCCGTGCTGGCGGAGGCGGACCCCGAGAAGCTCGGCGTGGCCATGGCCACCGTCACCGGGCGCGTGCACTGCGCGGGGGACGCGGACACCGAGTTCACCATCCAGTCCGTGTCCAAGCCCTTCGCGTACGCGGCCGCGCTCGTGGACCGCGGCGCGGAGACCGTGGACGACGCCGTCGGCCTGAACCCCTCCGGTGAGGCCTTCAATGAGCTCTCCCTCGAGGAGCAGTCCAAGCGCCCGGACAACGCCATGATCAACGCGGGCGCGCTCGCGGTGCACCAGCTGCTGGTGGGCCCGTTCGCGGGCCGCCAGGAGCGGATCGACCGCGTGGTGGGGCTGATGTCCCTGCTGGCCGGCCGGCGGCTGACGGTGGACCGGGCCACCTACGAGTCGGAGATGGGGGCCTCGGACCGCAACCTGGCGCTGGCGCACATGCTGCGCAGCCACGGGATCCTCCACGACCGCGCGGAGGACGTGGTGGCCGGGTACGTCGCCCAGTGCTCCGTGCTGGTGACCGTCCGGGATCTGGCCGTCATGGGCGCGTGCCTGGCCTCCGGCGGCGTGCACCCGCTCACGGGGGAGCGGGTCCTGCCGTCCCTGTTCTGCCGGCAGGTGCTCTCCGTCATGTCCACGGCGGGCATGTACGAGGCCGCGGGCCAATGGATGGCGCACGTCGGGATCCCCGCCAAGTCCGGTGTGTCCGGGGCGGTGCTCGGTGCCCTGCCCGGACAGGCCGGGATCGCCGTGTTCTCCCCGCCGCTGGACGCCGCCGGCAACTCGGTGCGCGGCGTGCTGGCGTTCGAGCGCATGTCCGAGGACCTGAACCTGCACGTCATGGAGGCCGACGCCCTCGGCGGCACCGCGGTGCGGTTCGTCCGCCGCGAGGGGGACACCGTGCTCATGCACCTGCAGGGCGTCATCCGCTTCGGCGGCGGCGAGGCGGTGGCCACCGCCATGGCGGACCTCGGCACCGGCGGCGAGCCCGGCGCGGGGGACTGGCAGAGCCCCGCCTACCCCGAGTGGGAGGACGGGGTGCTCGCCCCGGTCGAGGGCGTGGCGGCCGAGCACGGGGACCGCGTGCCCCGCGAGGACGCGGACCCGGCCCTGGCCGTGGCCGCCGCCACGGGGGACGGCTCCGTGCGGGAGGCTGCCGCCGCGCGCGAGGGGGAGGGCCCCATCCGCACCGTGGTGCTGAACCTGGAGCGCGTGGACCGGATGACCCGCGTGGGCCGCCGCCTGGTCGCCGAGGGCATCCGCCGGCTCGAGGCGGATGGTGTGGTCGTCCGCGTCGTCGACCCCGACGGGATGCTCGGCGCCGACTGA
- the cas3 gene encoding CRISPR-associated helicase Cas3', which yields MTTVGWSPQALSLWAKTGPESEDWLDLPRHLTDSAAIGGWLWRCWLAPGVAGWLEDELDLRGEGDVLGAWLAGVHDVGKASEVFEGQLMGDHTRLPFAERIRDVGLPLSGPAGPADSHPHSAVSHAALKRWLVVEGLTRSSRAAASLAEIAGAHHGLPATPAEVRRAESAARRQPSWAAVQDELIAGITDRLGAHDVLGRVLAVEPRAHHQMLLTGLVVMADWIASNPDLFPLLPAALLDEEARLADAVATLDLAGPARPRVLEADPAAAYRHAFAWPEGRRPWPVQAEILRAAEQMEGPGLLCVEAPMGVGKTEAALAAAQVMMRRTGRSGVIVAAPTMATSDALFRRVQVWAERNLEGDGPVSLVLAHSKAALNAEAAAMPRVGMGSQDIGRDDPHDRHQSVVAHQWLSGRKRGMLASIAVGTVDQVLFMALQSRHVMLRHLGLASKVVVIDEAHAYDSYMNQYLSRALHWLGAYGVPVVLLSATLPHAIQQELVAAYMDGRHGGRRITAPETGAAYPVITTADRAGIRAEQTPESGRRSEVEFTAVADDEDSLRGLLTPCVSDGGCLLVVCSTVARAQHAYALARDLVGDDAVLLHSRFLARDRVEKEAVLVTELGPDARRGQGRPERRIVVATQVVEQSLDLDFDGMVTDVAPMDLILQRTGRVHRHARPVEDRPGWGRAPRVWVRGAVDPGDDATPPAFESGVEAVYAPALLTATWGLLSLERDGRTVSLPREIPTLVAGAYAERPALPEAWGESFVVQRKEWEARQETARNRAKGFLLPTAKGVKYFRDLWAGPTGDPGTERGEAAGLAQVRDTDPTLEVLLVRAAEGGYVPWGSPGDAEVTFTGKALSPWRARQIAESSVRLPGRFSRMPLFERALDELEQGTDVAWQQCSLLRGQLQLIADEEGRTTVAGVDLRYDLDLGLLDGPQTTRMNEGTR from the coding sequence ATGACAACGGTCGGATGGTCACCGCAGGCACTGAGTCTGTGGGCCAAGACCGGACCGGAGTCGGAGGACTGGCTGGACCTTCCCCGTCACCTCACCGACAGCGCGGCCATCGGGGGATGGCTGTGGCGGTGCTGGCTGGCGCCGGGCGTCGCCGGCTGGCTGGAGGACGAGCTCGACCTGCGCGGCGAGGGGGATGTCCTTGGCGCATGGCTCGCGGGCGTCCATGACGTGGGCAAGGCGTCCGAGGTGTTCGAGGGGCAGCTCATGGGCGATCACACCAGGCTCCCGTTCGCGGAGCGCATCCGGGACGTCGGGCTGCCTCTCTCCGGGCCGGCAGGTCCCGCGGACAGTCACCCCCACTCTGCCGTCAGTCACGCCGCACTGAAGCGCTGGCTCGTGGTGGAGGGCTTGACCCGTTCCAGCCGCGCCGCCGCCTCGTTGGCCGAGATCGCCGGCGCCCACCACGGACTGCCTGCGACGCCCGCGGAGGTGCGGCGTGCGGAGAGCGCTGCGCGACGTCAGCCGTCATGGGCCGCGGTCCAAGACGAGCTCATCGCGGGCATCACGGACCGGCTCGGAGCCCACGACGTCCTGGGGCGCGTGCTCGCCGTCGAGCCGCGCGCCCACCACCAGATGCTGCTGACCGGTCTGGTGGTGATGGCGGACTGGATCGCCTCGAACCCGGACCTCTTCCCCCTCCTGCCCGCCGCCCTGCTGGACGAGGAGGCGCGGCTTGCCGACGCCGTGGCGACCCTCGACCTGGCCGGCCCGGCCCGGCCCCGTGTGCTGGAGGCCGATCCGGCGGCGGCCTATCGTCACGCCTTCGCCTGGCCGGAGGGGCGGCGGCCGTGGCCGGTGCAGGCGGAGATCCTGCGGGCCGCGGAGCAGATGGAGGGCCCCGGCCTGCTGTGCGTCGAGGCGCCGATGGGTGTCGGCAAGACGGAGGCGGCCCTGGCTGCCGCGCAGGTGATGATGCGCCGGACGGGGCGCAGCGGGGTGATCGTCGCAGCGCCCACCATGGCCACTTCGGACGCACTGTTCCGTCGAGTGCAGGTCTGGGCGGAACGCAACCTGGAGGGGGACGGCCCCGTTTCCCTGGTGCTGGCGCACTCGAAGGCTGCGCTGAATGCGGAGGCTGCCGCGATGCCCCGCGTCGGGATGGGCTCCCAGGACATCGGTCGAGACGATCCGCACGATCGCCACCAGTCTGTGGTCGCGCACCAATGGCTCAGCGGTCGCAAGAGGGGCATGCTCGCCTCCATCGCGGTGGGGACGGTGGATCAGGTGCTGTTCATGGCCCTGCAGTCCCGGCACGTGATGCTGCGGCACCTGGGCCTCGCGTCCAAGGTGGTCGTCATCGACGAGGCGCATGCCTACGACTCCTACATGAACCAGTACCTGTCGCGAGCTCTGCACTGGCTGGGGGCGTACGGCGTTCCGGTGGTCCTCCTCTCGGCGACGCTTCCGCATGCCATCCAGCAGGAACTCGTCGCGGCCTACATGGACGGCCGACACGGCGGTCGGAGGATCACGGCGCCGGAGACGGGCGCCGCCTATCCGGTGATCACCACCGCGGACCGGGCCGGGATCAGGGCGGAGCAGACGCCGGAGTCCGGGCGGCGCTCGGAGGTGGAGTTCACGGCCGTCGCGGATGACGAGGACTCGTTGCGGGGGCTGCTGACTCCGTGCGTGTCGGACGGAGGATGTTTGCTCGTGGTCTGCTCCACCGTCGCCCGAGCGCAGCATGCCTACGCGCTCGCCCGGGATCTCGTGGGGGATGACGCGGTGCTGCTGCACTCCCGCTTCCTCGCCCGGGACCGCGTCGAGAAGGAGGCCGTCCTGGTGACCGAGCTGGGCCCCGACGCGCGGCGAGGCCAGGGCCGGCCCGAGCGGCGGATCGTGGTGGCCACCCAGGTCGTGGAACAGTCTCTCGATCTGGACTTCGACGGCATGGTCACGGATGTCGCCCCCATGGACCTCATCCTTCAGCGCACGGGGCGTGTGCACCGCCACGCACGCCCGGTGGAGGACCGGCCTGGCTGGGGCCGCGCGCCGCGCGTGTGGGTGCGTGGCGCCGTGGATCCGGGGGATGATGCCACCCCGCCGGCCTTCGAGAGCGGGGTGGAGGCCGTCTATGCGCCGGCGCTGCTGACGGCCACCTGGGGTCTGCTCTCCCTGGAGCGGGACGGGCGGACGGTGAGCCTCCCCCGGGAGATCCCGACGCTGGTCGCGGGGGCCTACGCGGAGCGGCCGGCACTGCCCGAGGCCTGGGGCGAATCTTTTGTGGTGCAGCGGAAGGAGTGGGAGGCGCGGCAGGAGACGGCGCGGAATCGGGCCAAGGGCTTCCTCCTGCCGACGGCGAAGGGCGTGAAGTACTTCCGCGACCTGTGGGCCGGGCCGACGGGGGACCCCGGGACCGAGCGGGGCGAGGCTGCCGGGCTGGCGCAGGTCCGCGACACGGACCCCACGCTCGAGGTGCTCCTCGTCCGGGCGGCGGAGGGCGGCTACGTCCCCTGGGGCTCCCCCGGCGACGCGGAGGTGACCTTCACGGGGAAGGCGCTCTCCCCGTGGCGTGCCCGGCAAATCGCCGAGTCCTCGGTGCGACTGCCAGGGCGCTTCTCCCGCATGCCGCTCTTCGAACGGGCGCTGGACGAGCTGGAACAGGGCACGGACGTCGCCTGGCAGCAGTGCTCCCTGCTGCGGGGACAGCTGCAGCTCATCGCCGACGAGGAGGGGCGGACGACGGTGGCGGGCGTCGACCTCCGCTACGACCTCGACCTCGGCCTGCTGGACGGCCCCCAGACCACCCGGATGAACGAAGGAACGCGATGA
- a CDS encoding Pr6Pr family membrane protein, with protein sequence MPAWLRRIAERSAPAARRRRAVPAPGRAARVGWWAAGALPLVGCLTSFPIGASKPTIAVPGVGYQGGFAAGWQHPLNQPAYFTWLSNAMVAGTSLTLAARRTAPTSDAFWAVRTAGLGSVMVTGIVYNGLLRGMEQDTALYRFNDTLQHIVNPVLAPAVWAAFDPRGQITGRRAGLAAVIPLVWAAATLVRGARIDWYPYPFLDVPRMGYRGVGVVLSVVLAGFSGLLGVLGQLDRRLAVR encoded by the coding sequence ATGCCCGCCTGGCTCCGCCGCATCGCCGAGAGGTCCGCGCCCGCCGCGCGCCGTCGTCGTGCCGTGCCCGCGCCGGGACGCGCGGCCCGCGTCGGCTGGTGGGCCGCGGGGGCCCTGCCGCTGGTCGGCTGCCTCACCTCGTTCCCCATCGGCGCGTCCAAGCCGACCATCGCGGTCCCCGGGGTGGGGTACCAGGGGGGCTTCGCGGCCGGCTGGCAGCACCCGCTGAACCAGCCCGCCTACTTCACGTGGCTCTCCAACGCCATGGTGGCCGGCACCTCCCTGACCCTGGCCGCCCGCCGCACCGCGCCGACCTCGGACGCGTTCTGGGCCGTGCGCACCGCGGGCCTGGGCTCCGTCATGGTCACGGGGATCGTCTACAATGGGCTGCTACGGGGCATGGAGCAGGACACGGCGCTCTACCGGTTCAACGACACGCTCCAGCACATCGTGAACCCCGTCCTCGCGCCCGCCGTGTGGGCGGCGTTCGACCCCCGCGGGCAGATTACCGGCCGCCGCGCTGGCCTGGCCGCCGTCATCCCGCTCGTCTGGGCCGCGGCGACGCTCGTCCGCGGAGCCCGGATCGACTGGTACCCCTACCCGTTCCTGGATGTCCCGCGGATGGGCTACCGGGGCGTCGGCGTCGTCCTGTCCGTGGTGCTGGCCGGCTTCTCCGGCCTGCTGGGGGTGCTCGGTCAGCTGGACCGGCGGCTCGCCGTCCGCTGA
- a CDS encoding SDR family oxidoreductase: MADVLIIGGHGKVALLAAPLLAEAGHTVTSVIRNPDHAADVRAAGAEPLVLDVEHAAPADLEQALAGRDVVVWSAGAGGGDPERTYAVDRDAAIASMDAAWSAGVRRYVMVSYLGAGPHHGVPEDSDFFPYAEAKAAADEHLRGSHLDWTILGPGALTQDEPTGRVEVDPRDRGEGLPGVSRGNVARMIAAAVGSGAAISRQVEFVDGDTPIERVFTR; the protein is encoded by the coding sequence ATGGCGGACGTGCTGATCATCGGCGGACACGGCAAGGTGGCCCTGCTGGCCGCCCCCCTGCTGGCGGAGGCGGGCCACACCGTCACCTCCGTGATCCGGAACCCCGACCACGCCGCGGACGTGCGCGCCGCGGGCGCCGAGCCCCTCGTCCTGGACGTGGAGCACGCCGCCCCCGCGGACCTCGAGCAGGCCCTGGCGGGACGCGACGTCGTCGTGTGGTCCGCCGGGGCCGGGGGCGGGGATCCGGAGCGGACGTACGCCGTGGACCGGGATGCCGCGATCGCCTCGATGGACGCGGCGTGGTCTGCCGGGGTGCGCCGCTACGTGATGGTGTCCTACCTGGGCGCCGGTCCGCACCACGGCGTGCCTGAGGACAGCGACTTCTTCCCCTACGCCGAGGCCAAGGCCGCCGCGGACGAGCACCTGCGCGGGTCCCATCTGGACTGGACGATCCTGGGCCCGGGCGCCCTCACGCAGGACGAGCCGACCGGCCGCGTGGAGGTGGATCCGCGGGACCGCGGCGAGGGGCTGCCCGGCGTCTCCCGGGGCAACGTGGCACGGATGATCGCGGCCGCCGTCGGCTCCGGCGCGGCGATCAGCCGCCAGGTGGAGTTCGTGGACGGGGACACCCCGATCGAGCGGGTGTTCACCCGCTGA